One window of Cydia strobilella chromosome 10, ilCydStro3.1, whole genome shotgun sequence genomic DNA carries:
- the LOC134744569 gene encoding uncharacterized protein LOC134744569 — protein MVVRVATDERPFETPSSDESGLGRDSPSEESEPEAALVVPPDGGWGWVIVFASFMCNVVVDGIIFCGGMLNDPIKKEFNASDGQVAPVQSLLAGFYLLAGPFVSALANKYGFRVVTIVGSVISTVAFGLSYFATSVEYLYLVYGIIGGIGFCMIYMPAVLTVGFYFERWRALATGIALCGSGVGTFAFAPLGEYLLKSYGWRVTVVMYGGFILLCIIFGALFRPIKPVRVALADQSGDDDVARRHEEAVEKLNSMLKLHSKLDSGISMPAEMRFSNKVSPHTWVGVANNTRYPTAEEVFRGSNSHLSRRSSATAGTIKNTLGNRPMFITGPVAEKDEDDSNSNIDNTEPLISAPIKVIQREVRPRHSHADLVARPLYRDDIFFSGSLIRLPQYTSRNSLGYHMAVTHVPTKEDAQEEESGKCRLCPEAVKRTLATMLDVSLFRSPTFVILAVSGFFTMLGFFVPYMYVKQRAMEKGGIDATTSTLLVSTIGVANIVGRMACGLVSSMPKVSPLWLNNIALTAGGIATIFSGYCFHVGYQFAYCALFGLAVACFASLRSILVVEYIGLEQLTNCFGLFLLFQGFGALLGSPIAGAIKDMTGDFVVPFYVAGGFLLFSALMCYPIDYISRWEKSRSKLATPPPKV, from the exons ATGGTGGTGCGAGTAGCAACGGACGAGCGTCCGTTTGAGACGCCCTCGTCGGACGAGAGCGGCCTGGGCCGCGACTCGCCCAGCGAAGAGTCCGAGCCAGAGGCAGCACTG GTGGTCCCACCCGATGGTGGCTGGGGCTGGGTCATTGTGTTCGCCTCCTTCATGTGCAACGTGGTCGTGGACGGCATCATATTCTGCGGGGGCATGCTCAACGATCCCATCAAGAAAGAATTTAAC GCTAGTGATGGTCAAGTGGCGCCTGTGCAGTCTCTGCTGGCCGGCTTCTATCTTCTGGCGGGGCCTTTCGTTTCGGCCTTAGCCAACAA GTATGGTTTCCGAGTGGTGACCATCGTAGGCAGCGTGATTAGTACCGTTGCATTCGGACTCTCCTACTTTGCGACCAGCGTCGAGTACCTCTACTTAGTTTACGGCATCATTGGAG GTATTGGTTTCTGCATGATTTACATGCCAGCAGTGTTAACAGTCGGGTTCTACTTCGAGCGCTGGCGCGCCCTCGCCACAGGCATTGCGCTCTGCGGATCTGGCGTCGGTACTTTTGCGTTTGCGCCGCTTGGTGAATACCTTCTCAAGTCCTATGGATGGAGGGTCACTGTTGTTATGTATGGAG GATTCATTCTCCTATGCATCATCTTTGGTGCACTGTTCAGACCCATAAAACCGGTACGAGTGGCGCTGGCTGATCAATCCGGCGATGATGACGTCGCTCGTCGGCACGAGGAAGCCGTCGAAAAGCTCAATTCCATGCTCAAATTGCATAGCAAGCTAGACTCCGGGATCTCGATGCCAGCCGAAATGAGATTCAGTAACAAAGTTAGTCCACACACGTGGGTCGGAGTTGCGAATAATACCCGATACCCGACCGCCGAGGAAGTCTTCCGGGGCAGCAATTCTCATCTAAGCCGACGGTCATCAGCAACTGCAGGAACGATTAAAAATACTCTTGGAAACAGACCGATGTTCATCACGGGCCCGGTCGCCGAGAAAGATGAAGACGATTCCAACAGCAATATTGACAACACTGAGCCACTCATCAGCGCCCCTATCAAAGTTATACAAAGAGAGGTCAGGCCTCGCCATTCACACGCCGATCTAGTCGCTAGGCCACTATACAGAGACGACATTTTCTTTAGCGGCAGTTTGATCAGACTACCCCAATATACGTCTCGGAATTCTCTGGGTTACCACATGGCAGTTACTCACGTGCCAACTAAGGAAGATGCTCAAGAAGAAGAGTCGGGAAAATGCCGTCTGTGCCCAGAAGCAGTGAAGCGGACCCTCGCTACCATGTTGGATGTGAGCTTATTCCGATCACCGACGTTCGTGATTCTCGCCGTGTCAGGTTTCTTCACGATGCTGGGATTCTTTGTTCCTTACATGTATGTCAAACAGAGAGCGATGGAAAAAGGAGGCATTGACGCAACAACTAGCACCTTGTTGGTGTCGACGATCGGTGTGGCGAACATCGTGGGCCGTATGGCATGTGGTCTGGTGTCATCGATGCCCAAAGTATCTCCGCTGTGGCTGAACAATATTGCGCTGACGGCTGGTGGAATAGCGACTATATTCAGTGGATACTGCTTCCATGTAGGCTACCAGTTTGCATACTGCGCATTGTTTGGACTTGCTGTTG CTTGTTTCGCGTCACTGCGGTCGATCCTGGTGGTAGAATATATCGGGCTGGAGCAGCTTACCAACTGCTTCGGGCTCTTCCTGCTCTTCCAAGGTTTCGGCGCATTATTAGGTTCTCCAATTGCGG GAGCTATAAAGGACATGACGGGAGACTTCGTGGTCCCATTCTACGTGGCTGGAGGGTTCCTGCTGTTCTCTGCCCTAATGTGCTATCCCATCGACTACATCAGCCGATGGGAGAAGTCGCGCTCCAAGCTCGCTACGCCACCCCCCAAAGTCTGA